The following proteins come from a genomic window of Helicobacter canadensis MIT 98-5491:
- a CDS encoding O-acetylhomoserine aminocarboxypropyltransferase/cysteine synthase family protein — protein sequence MPNLTHNNFSQETLALHAGYTYDSQRTLSVPIYQNTAYSFESLQQAAARFGLQELGNIYSRLTNPTTDVLGARLAAIEGGAFGVPTASGSAAIFYTLVNLAQNGDNIAFSNKIYGGTQTLLVHTLKRFGIEARIFDIDDIDNTLEKVIDSKTKAIFFESLSNPQIAIADTEKITKIAKAHGIVSVCDNTVATAFLHKPFDFGVDVAVYSLSKYVNGQGSALGGAVIERNGLNELIKDNPRYPAFNTPDESYHGLVYASLPLPIFSIRLITEWLRNIGATLSPQNAWIILQGLETLELRIQKHSANALEVAKFLESHPKVKSVNYPALSSNPYHHLVSKYFANNQCSGLISFESESFEAAQKICNALELFAIVANIGDSKSLIIHPASTTHSQLSQKELDLAGITPATIRLSIGLESPLDLISDLKQALEK from the coding sequence ATGCCAAATTTAACACACAATAATTTTTCGCAAGAAACTCTTGCACTACATGCGGGTTACACTTATGATTCCCAAAGAACTCTTAGTGTCCCCATCTATCAAAATACTGCTTATAGTTTTGAAAGTTTGCAACAAGCAGCAGCACGATTTGGGCTTCAAGAGCTTGGTAATATCTATTCACGCCTTACTAACCCAACCACAGATGTTTTAGGAGCCAGATTAGCCGCCATTGAAGGGGGAGCCTTTGGTGTCCCAACTGCAAGCGGAAGTGCAGCTATTTTTTACACTCTTGTTAATCTAGCGCAAAATGGAGATAATATCGCATTTTCAAATAAAATCTATGGAGGCACACAAACTTTATTAGTGCATACACTCAAAAGATTTGGGATTGAAGCAAGGATTTTTGATATTGATGATATTGATAACACTTTAGAAAAAGTCATTGATTCAAAAACAAAGGCTATCTTTTTTGAAAGTCTTTCCAATCCACAAATAGCCATTGCCGATACAGAAAAAATCACAAAAATTGCCAAAGCTCACGGAATTGTAAGCGTTTGTGATAACACCGTTGCTACTGCATTTTTACATAAGCCCTTTGATTTTGGTGTTGATGTTGCCGTTTATAGCCTTAGCAAATATGTCAATGGGCAAGGCAGTGCATTAGGTGGAGCGGTTATTGAACGCAATGGGCTTAATGAGCTTATCAAGGATAATCCACGCTACCCAGCATTTAATACTCCAGATGAAAGCTACCACGGACTTGTGTATGCTTCTCTCCCTTTGCCTATTTTCTCTATCCGCCTTATCACAGAATGGCTAAGAAATATCGGAGCGACACTCTCTCCACAAAATGCGTGGATTATATTGCAAGGGCTAGAAACTCTTGAATTAAGAATCCAAAAACATAGTGCTAATGCACTAGAAGTTGCAAAATTTCTAGAATCTCACCCCAAAGTCAAAAGTGTTAATTACCCTGCATTAAGCAGCAATCCTTATCATCATCTTGTAAGTAAATATTTTGCTAATAACCAATGTAGCGGACTTATTAGCTTTGAATCAGAAAGTTTTGAAGCAGCACAAAAAATCTGCAACGCCCTAGAACTTTTTGCTATTGTTGCTAATATCGGAGATTCTAAATCTCTCATTATCCATCCTGCTTCCACCACACATTCACAATTAAGCCAAAAAGAGCTTGATTTAGCGGGAATCACACCTGCTACAATCCGCTTAAGCATCGGATTAGAATCACCGCTTGATTTAATATCGGATTTAAAACAAGCTTTAGAAAAATAA
- the fliI gene encoding flagellar protein export ATPase FliI has protein sequence MSLANLRERLNHLNLSPTFGLITKVEQGFLSANGLSPSLGDIVRIVSENSNTIGMVTTLEGGSFKITPFSFVEGTKVGDKVYLNTKGLQIPVGLELLGRVINPLGEPIDGKGDLRAEGVMPIIRQPIAAMKRGMIDEVFSVGVKSIDGLLTCGKGQKLGIFAGSGVGKSTLMGMIVRGAQAKIKVIALIGERGREVPEFVEKNLGGDLTNTVLIVATSDDSPLMRKYGAFAAMSVAEYFKAKGEDVLFMMDSVTRFAMAQREIGLALGEPPTSKGYPPSVLTLLPQLMERAGKEEGKGSITAYFTVLVEGDDMSDPIADQSRSILDGHIVLDRSLTDFGIYPPINILNSASRLMNDIAQKEHILAARKFRRLYSILKENEVLIRIGAYQAGSDKEMDEAIAKKEDMEDYLRQSYDEVWDYQESTKKLIELMK, from the coding sequence ATGTCTTTAGCAAATCTTAGAGAGCGTCTTAATCATTTAAATCTTTCTCCCACTTTTGGGCTAATTACTAAAGTAGAACAAGGATTTTTATCGGCTAATGGGCTTTCTCCTAGTCTTGGTGATATTGTTCGTATTGTCAGTGAAAACTCAAATACTATAGGAATGGTTACGACTTTAGAGGGTGGTAGTTTTAAAATCACGCCCTTTTCTTTTGTGGAAGGGACAAAAGTTGGCGATAAAGTTTATTTAAATACAAAAGGCTTGCAGATTCCTGTAGGTTTGGAGCTTTTGGGTAGAGTGATTAATCCCTTAGGGGAACCTATTGATGGTAAGGGAGATCTTAGGGCTGAAGGTGTGATGCCAATTATTCGGCAGCCTATTGCAGCAATGAAGCGTGGAATGATTGATGAGGTTTTTAGTGTTGGAGTGAAAAGTATTGATGGGCTTTTGACTTGTGGTAAGGGGCAAAAGTTAGGAATCTTTGCAGGAAGTGGAGTGGGAAAATCTACGCTAATGGGAATGATTGTTAGAGGTGCACAAGCAAAAATAAAAGTCATTGCCCTAATTGGTGAGCGAGGTAGAGAAGTGCCAGAGTTTGTAGAGAAGAATCTTGGTGGAGATTTAACAAACACCGTTTTAATTGTTGCAACAAGCGATGATTCCCCTCTTATGCGAAAATATGGTGCATTTGCAGCAATGAGTGTGGCAGAATATTTCAAAGCTAAAGGTGAAGATGTGCTTTTTATGATGGATTCTGTAACGCGTTTTGCAATGGCACAAAGAGAGATTGGATTAGCATTAGGCGAACCGCCTACAAGCAAAGGTTATCCCCCTTCTGTTTTGACACTTTTGCCACAACTAATGGAACGCGCTGGAAAAGAAGAGGGTAAGGGATCTATTACAGCATATTTTACCGTTTTGGTTGAAGGTGATGATATGAGTGATCCTATTGCAGATCAAAGCCGAAGTATTTTGGATGGGCATATTGTGCTAGATAGAAGCTTGACAGATTTTGGTATTTATCCGCCTATTAATATTTTAAATTCTGCTTCAAGATTAATGAATGATATTGCACAAAAAGAACATATTCTAGCTGCAAGAAAATTCCGCCGTTTATATTCAATTCTAAAAGAAAATGAAGTTTTAATTAGAATTGGAGCTTATCAAGCAGGGAGTGATAAGGAGATGGATGAGGCTATTGCTAAAAAGGAGGATATGGAGGATTATTTGCGGCAGAGTTATGATGAAGTTTGGGATTATCAAGAAAGCACAAAAAAGCTTATTGAACTTATGAAATAA
- a CDS encoding NAD(P)H-dependent glycerol-3-phosphate dehydrogenase — protein sequence MAKISVFGGGAWGKALHFAFGEKNDSYIISRKKLNSPYQISQTQAQNSDFFVVAICSSALELWLKDSPLPQESKILVASKGIANGLFVSDIFSKFYPKAQLSFLAGPSFAKEVAQSLPCALNVHSNNLQIAQEWLDLFPNFIKPYTNDDIIGGEIGGAYKNVIAIASGICEGMRLGNNARASLIARGLVEMTRFGKFFGAKEETFLGLSGAGDLFLTANSTLSRNFRVGLALAQNKQLQEILDNLGEVAEGVQTSKEIYALAQKNEIYTPIAKEVALIMEGKDPKSSLMDLMKRMN from the coding sequence ATGGCTAAAATCAGCGTATTTGGAGGTGGTGCTTGGGGTAAGGCATTGCATTTTGCTTTTGGAGAAAAAAATGATTCTTATATTATTTCAAGAAAGAAGCTTAATTCCCCCTATCAAATCTCCCAAACACAAGCACAAAATAGTGATTTTTTTGTTGTGGCAATTTGCAGTTCAGCTTTAGAATTATGGCTAAAGGATTCTCCCCTTCCTCAAGAATCTAAGATTCTAGTAGCTTCTAAAGGTATTGCAAATGGGCTTTTTGTAAGTGATATTTTCTCTAAATTTTATCCCAAAGCACAGCTAAGCTTCCTTGCAGGACCTAGCTTTGCTAAAGAAGTCGCTCAATCTTTGCCTTGTGCGCTCAATGTGCATTCTAATAATCTCCAAATCGCTCAAGAATGGTTAGATTTATTTCCCAATTTTATCAAGCCTTATACCAATGATGATATTATAGGTGGGGAAATTGGTGGGGCATATAAAAATGTGATTGCCATTGCAAGTGGAATTTGTGAGGGAATGAGACTTGGAAATAATGCAAGAGCTTCTTTAATCGCTAGAGGGCTTGTTGAAATGACACGATTTGGAAAGTTTTTTGGTGCAAAAGAAGAAACTTTTTTAGGATTATCAGGAGCGGGCGATTTATTTTTGACAGCCAATTCCACACTTTCAAGAAATTTTAGAGTTGGTCTTGCATTAGCTCAAAATAAACAATTACAAGAAATTTTAGACAATCTAGGTGAAGTTGCCGAAGGAGTGCAAACTTCTAAAGAAATTTATGCACTAGCCCAAAAAAATGAAATTTATACGCCTATTGCTAAAGAAGTTGCACTAATTATGGAAGGAAAAGATCCAAAATCAAGTTTGATGGATTTAATGAAACGAATGAATTAA
- the purF gene encoding amidophosphoribosyltransferase — protein MEERSWNEECAVVGVYNAPNAASIAYYSLFSMQHRGQEATGIASSNGEKITTIKDHGLVTDVFCDETLKKLKGFSAVGHNRYATAGADSLSDAQPIFARYDLGEVAIVHNGNLTNAEKIRNDLIKEGAIFQSHMDTENLIHLIAKAKEENLVDRIKEAVLKLEGAFCFIILSRKKMFVIRDRNGFRPLSLGQIQNNDGSIGYIVASETCAFDLVNAKYLRDVEPGEMLVLSQKGVESHHIMPKNPYPCVFEYVYFARPDSHVFGRLVYNIRKAMGVELARENPIDADIVIPVPDSGVAAALGYSQESGIPFELGIIRNHYVGRTFIEPTQQIRELKVKLKLNPIRELIENKRIIVIDDSVVRGTTSKQIVKILRDCGAKEIHMKISSPPTISPCFYGVDTPNKDELISATMSNEEVCKFIKADSLSFLSLEGLKRSIGAKDYQFCQACFDNNYIVR, from the coding sequence GTGGAAGAAAGAAGTTGGAATGAAGAATGTGCGGTAGTGGGGGTTTATAATGCTCCTAATGCTGCGAGTATTGCTTATTATTCTCTTTTTTCTATGCAGCATCGCGGTCAAGAAGCGACCGGGATTGCTTCAAGCAATGGAGAAAAGATTACAACTATCAAAGATCACGGATTAGTAACCGATGTTTTTTGTGATGAGACTTTAAAGAAATTAAAAGGTTTTAGTGCAGTAGGGCATAATCGCTATGCGACCGCAGGGGCTGATTCGCTAAGTGATGCACAACCTATTTTTGCGCGTTATGATTTGGGTGAAGTTGCCATTGTTCATAATGGGAATTTGACTAATGCGGAAAAAATTCGCAATGATCTTATTAAAGAGGGTGCTATCTTTCAAAGTCATATGGATACAGAAAATCTTATTCATTTGATTGCAAAAGCCAAAGAAGAAAATCTAGTGGATCGTATTAAAGAAGCAGTTTTAAAATTAGAAGGTGCTTTTTGTTTTATTATCTTAAGTCGCAAAAAAATGTTTGTTATTCGCGATAGAAATGGTTTTAGACCCCTAAGTTTAGGACAGATTCAAAACAATGATGGTAGCATTGGGTATATTGTAGCAAGTGAAACTTGTGCTTTTGATTTGGTGAATGCTAAATATTTGCGTGATGTGGAGCCAGGTGAAATGCTTGTGCTATCCCAAAAGGGTGTTGAAAGTCATCATATTATGCCAAAAAATCCTTACCCTTGTGTATTTGAATATGTGTATTTCGCGCGTCCAGATAGTCATGTCTTTGGGCGTTTGGTTTATAATATTAGAAAAGCTATGGGGGTAGAGCTTGCTAGGGAAAATCCAATTGATGCTGATATTGTGATACCGGTGCCTGATAGCGGTGTGGCAGCTGCACTTGGGTATTCACAAGAAAGCGGAATCCCTTTTGAATTAGGAATTATTAGGAATCACTATGTTGGGCGAACTTTCATAGAGCCAACCCAACAAATAAGGGAATTGAAAGTTAAATTAAAATTAAATCCCATTAGGGAATTGATAGAAAATAAACGCATTATTGTGATTGATGATTCAGTGGTTAGAGGAACTACCAGTAAGCAAATTGTTAAAATATTACGCGATTGTGGTGCTAAGGAGATTCATATGAAAATTTCTTCTCCACCAACTATTTCACCTTGTTTTTATGGGGTGGATACGCCAAATAAGGACGAACTTATTAGTGCTACAATGAGTAATGAAGAAGTTTGTAAATTTATTAAAGCAGATTCTCTTTCTTTTCTTTCACTTGAAGGTTTAAAGCGAAGCATAGGGGCAAAAGATTATCAATTCTGCCAAGCCTGTTTTGATAATAATTATATTGTAAGGTAA
- a CDS encoding asparaginase: MSLNTFKPNIIILATGGTIAGEAKTKLQTTDYKSGSLSVELLIKAIPQLQCIANIHTKQIANIDSADMTDLIWLELAKSINSLLEDSKIDGIVVTHGTDTMEETAYFLNLVIKSDKPVVLTGAMRPATAMSADGPKNLYNAISLASDKNAKGKGVMIVMNDKIHSAREATKMHTLNVESFQSPNSGEMGYIVDGEVFLKAINLKSHTLQTPFSIENLDSLPKVDIVYTYSNDGSKVAIEAFLKAGSKGLVIAGSGAGSIHKNQKEYLIDLLKEKELKVVKSSRVGSGMVLLSEEENAQGFIAASDLNPQKARILLILSLTKTSDSRKIAEYFERF; encoded by the coding sequence GTGAGTTTAAATACATTTAAACCAAACATTATAATATTAGCAACAGGTGGGACAATCGCTGGAGAAGCAAAAACCAAACTTCAAACAACGGATTATAAATCAGGCAGTTTAAGTGTGGAGTTATTAATTAAAGCTATTCCACAATTGCAGTGTATTGCTAATATTCACACTAAACAGATTGCAAACATTGATAGTGCTGATATGACTGATCTAATTTGGCTTGAACTTGCAAAATCCATTAATTCGCTTTTAGAAGATTCTAAGATTGATGGTATTGTTGTTACGCACGGAACAGATACGATGGAAGAGACGGCATATTTTTTGAATCTTGTTATTAAAAGTGATAAGCCGGTGGTTTTAACTGGTGCTATGCGTCCTGCAACTGCAATGAGTGCAGATGGTCCCAAGAATCTCTATAATGCTATTAGTCTTGCTAGTGATAAAAATGCCAAAGGAAAGGGTGTAATGATAGTGATGAATGATAAGATTCATTCTGCAAGAGAGGCTACTAAAATGCATACTTTAAATGTAGAATCTTTTCAATCCCCTAATAGTGGCGAAATGGGTTATATTGTTGATGGTGAAGTTTTTTTAAAAGCTATTAATCTTAAATCACACACTTTGCAAACTCCATTTAGTATTGAAAATTTAGATTCTTTACCTAAAGTGGATATTGTCTATACTTATTCTAATGATGGTTCTAAGGTGGCTATTGAAGCATTTTTGAAAGCAGGATCCAAAGGGTTGGTGATTGCTGGGAGTGGTGCTGGGAGCATTCATAAGAATCAAAAAGAATATCTAATAGATCTTCTCAAAGAAAAAGAATTAAAAGTTGTAAAAAGCTCAAGAGTAGGATCTGGAATGGTATTGTTAAGTGAAGAAGAAAATGCTCAAGGTTTCATTGCTGCTAGTGATCTTAATCCCCAAAAAGCAAGGATTCTTTTGATACTTTCCCTAACAAAAACTAGCGATTCTAGAAAAATAGCAGAATATTTTGAGAGATTTTAA
- the dapB gene encoding 4-hydroxy-tetrahydrodipicolinate reductase, with translation MLKIGVFGAGGRIGKLIVELAKESDVIKLESVYARKELDFSIEPGTLITSDLKIFLESCEVVIDFTTPQGTEQLLEVALKHPRPIVIGTTGLESHHENLIKEAAKKMPILYASNMSLGVAMLNKAIRLVASALRDFDIEIVETHHHFKKDSPSGTALRLAKSCAEARNLDLDKVRISGRNGNIGERTKDEIGVMALRGGDVAGIHNVGFYGEGEYLEFIHTATSRLTFAKGAIKAALWLKNQPNSLYSIEDSLGL, from the coding sequence ATGCTGAAAATTGGAGTTTTTGGAGCAGGTGGTCGCATTGGAAAGCTAATTGTAGAGCTTGCTAAAGAAAGCGATGTAATTAAATTAGAAAGCGTATATGCGAGAAAAGAATTAGATTTTTCCATTGAGCCAGGAACACTCATTACAAGCGATTTGAAAATCTTTTTGGAAAGTTGTGAAGTTGTAATTGACTTTACCACTCCACAAGGAACAGAACAATTATTAGAAGTCGCCCTAAAACATCCTCGTCCTATTGTGATAGGAACAACTGGTTTAGAATCGCACCATGAAAATTTAATAAAAGAAGCAGCCAAAAAAATGCCTATTCTTTATGCAAGCAATATGTCTTTAGGGGTAGCAATGCTTAATAAAGCTATTAGGCTTGTTGCAAGTGCATTAAGGGATTTTGATATTGAAATTGTTGAAACGCATCATCACTTCAAAAAAGATTCTCCAAGTGGAACTGCATTGAGACTTGCAAAATCCTGCGCAGAAGCAAGAAATCTTGATTTAGATAAAGTGCGTATTAGTGGTAGAAATGGCAATATTGGAGAACGCACAAAAGATGAGATTGGTGTAATGGCGTTGCGTGGTGGAGATGTTGCTGGAATCCATAATGTAGGTTTTTATGGTGAAGGTGAATATTTGGAATTTATACACACTGCAACTTCACGATTGACTTTTGCAAAAGGTGCTATTAAAGCGGCTCTTTGGCTTAAAAATCAGCCTAATAGTCTTTATAGTATTGAAGATTCTTTGGGTTTATAG
- a CDS encoding TIGR01212 family radical SAM protein (This family includes YhcC from E. coli K-12, an uncharacterized radical SAM protein.), which produces MKQMLTFGRYCKRRFGQRVRKIPIALAGFTCPNIDGSVARGGCIFCKNESFSPTLEHEPKVPLKINPKMQDNPLLPMQLKQLHSQYQWQTDFHKNKFGVGKYLIYFQSFTNTYAPFDTLQKLYTEALNLPNVVGMSIGTRTDSVNLELLDYLAHLQETRKQEIWIEYGIQSVYDETLKFINRGHTTEGMEYWIKETKQRGLKVCSHIIYGLPKETKEMMLNSLKQVLDWGSDGIKVHPLYIIEKTILAQMYAKGEYKPITLNEYIDLIVETLKMIPQNVVIHRVSAGVRNDTLIAPKWCFDKNIQMRAIRDALRAAGIEY; this is translated from the coding sequence ATGAAGCAAATGTTGACTTTTGGACGCTATTGTAAGCGTCGTTTTGGGCAAAGAGTAAGGAAAATCCCTATTGCTCTTGCTGGATTTACATGCCCAAATATTGATGGTAGTGTTGCTAGAGGAGGTTGTATTTTTTGTAAAAACGAAAGTTTTTCGCCGACTTTAGAGCATGAACCAAAGGTGCCCTTAAAAATTAACCCTAAAATGCAAGACAATCCACTATTGCCAATGCAACTTAAGCAACTCCATAGCCAATATCAATGGCAAACAGATTTTCATAAAAATAAATTTGGTGTTGGGAAATACTTGATTTATTTTCAATCTTTTACTAACACTTACGCACCTTTTGATACTTTGCAAAAGCTTTATACAGAAGCACTTAATTTGCCTAATGTGGTTGGAATGTCTATTGGCACTAGGACAGATAGTGTTAATTTAGAATTATTAGATTATTTGGCACATTTACAAGAAACAAGGAAACAAGAAATTTGGATTGAATATGGTATTCAATCTGTCTATGATGAAACACTAAAATTTATTAATCGCGGACATACTACAGAGGGAATGGAATATTGGATCAAAGAAACTAAACAAAGGGGCTTAAAAGTTTGTTCTCATATTATTTATGGATTACCTAAAGAAACCAAAGAGATGATGTTAAATAGCCTTAAACAAGTGTTAGATTGGGGAAGTGATGGAATTAAAGTTCATCCGCTTTATATCATTGAAAAAACTATTTTGGCTCAAATGTATGCCAAGGGTGAATACAAGCCTATCACGCTTAATGAATACATTGATTTGATTGTTGAAACACTTAAAATGATTCCACAAAATGTAGTTATTCATCGCGTAAGTGCAGGAGTAAGAAATGATACGCTCATTGCTCCAAAATGGTGTTTTGATAAAAATATCCAAATGCGTGCTATTCGAGATGCATTAAGAGCAGCTGGAATTGAATACTAA
- the trxA gene encoding thioredoxin — protein sequence MAGYIELTEQNFDETIKDGVVMVDFWAPWCGPCRMIAPVIEKLAADYQGKAKICKVNTDEQQELASKFGIRSIPTIFFYKNGEKVDEMIGAATEAGFKDKLDKLL from the coding sequence ATGGCTGGTTATATTGAATTAACAGAGCAAAATTTTGATGAAACTATCAAAGATGGCGTTGTAATGGTAGATTTTTGGGCGCCTTGGTGTGGTCCTTGTAGAATGATTGCACCCGTAATTGAAAAACTTGCAGCAGACTATCAAGGGAAAGCAAAAATATGTAAAGTTAATACTGATGAACAACAAGAATTGGCTTCAAAATTTGGAATCCGATCTATTCCAACAATTTTTTTCTATAAAAATGGTGAAAAAGTTGATGAAATGATTGGGGCTGCTACTGAAGCTGGTTTTAAAGATAAGCTTGATAAATTACTTTAA
- the trxB gene encoding thioredoxin-disulfide reductase → MLDLAIIGGGPAGLSAGLYATRGGLKNVVMFEKGMPGGQITSSSEMENYPGVSEVKSGFDFMMPWQEQCFRFGLKHEMKEVLRVKKIGEHFSIIFSDGSEEQAKAVIVATGGSPKRSGVKGEDTFWGKGVSSCATCDGFFYKDKEVAVLGGGDTAVEESIYLAKICSKVTLIHRRDAFRASPITLERAKNEPKIEFLTPYGIDEICGDDSGVTGLKLKNLQDGSAKEINIAGIFVLIGYNVNNSVFMQEDGTPLCEINEYGQAVVNLKMETNIPGLFAAGDLRKDASKQVVCAAADGATAALGAIEYIEHHK, encoded by the coding sequence ATGTTAGATTTAGCAATTATTGGTGGAGGACCTGCAGGGCTTAGCGCTGGATTATATGCTACTAGAGGTGGATTAAAAAATGTTGTTATGTTTGAAAAAGGAATGCCTGGAGGGCAGATTACTTCAAGTAGTGAAATGGAAAATTATCCTGGTGTTTCTGAAGTTAAAAGTGGATTTGATTTTATGATGCCTTGGCAGGAGCAATGTTTTCGTTTTGGTTTAAAACACGAAATGAAAGAAGTTTTGCGTGTCAAAAAAATAGGAGAACATTTTAGTATTATTTTTAGCGATGGTAGTGAAGAACAAGCAAAAGCAGTTATTGTTGCCACAGGTGGAAGCCCTAAGCGATCTGGCGTTAAAGGAGAAGATACTTTTTGGGGTAAGGGAGTAAGTTCGTGTGCTACTTGTGATGGATTTTTTTATAAAGACAAAGAGGTAGCGGTTTTAGGAGGTGGTGATACTGCAGTAGAAGAATCAATTTATCTAGCCAAAATTTGTTCTAAAGTTACGCTTATTCACAGACGAGATGCTTTTAGGGCTTCTCCAATTACACTAGAAAGGGCAAAAAATGAGCCTAAGATTGAATTTTTAACGCCTTATGGGATTGATGAAATTTGTGGGGATGATTCTGGAGTTACAGGTTTAAAACTTAAAAATCTTCAAGATGGAAGTGCAAAAGAAATTAATATCGCTGGAATCTTTGTATTAATTGGCTACAATGTCAATAATTCTGTGTTTATGCAAGAAGATGGCACCCCATTATGCGAAATTAATGAATATGGACAAGCTGTTGTTAATCTTAAAATGGAAACAAATATTCCGGGATTGTTCGCAGCTGGAGATTTAAGAAAAGATGCATCTAAGCAAGTTGTTTGTGCAGCAGCCGATGGTGCTACAGCTGCACTTGGAGCTATAGAATATATCGAGCATCATAAATAA